The Pukyongia salina genome segment TCGGAAGTAAGCTGGAACGAAATAAACGACAGTGAAGCCTTTAAGAACTTTTCCGAAGTAAATAAAATTGAAGAAGTGATCCTTTATAATGAAAAACCGGTTATTCACAAACTATCTCATCAACACCTTTACACCAAATTCTGGGTGATTAAAAGTAGTGCTCAGATTGAAAAACCTGTGCCTATTTCAGAATTAAGAAAATACCCGGTACCCGTTTTGATAGAAAACTTTATTTCAGAATTTAGTCCATTTCAAAACTGAAAAATACCTATCTTTAACTTTAATAAACCCACACCTATAATACCATAATTATGAGCGGAACATTGAACAAAGTTATGCTGATCGGGCATACAGGAGATGAAATTAAAATGCATTATTTTGAAGGAGGTGGGAGCATTGGAAGATTCCCGCTGGCCACTAACGAAACCTACACGAACCGCACTACAGGAGAACGGGTGTCTAATACCGAGTGGCACAATATCGTAATGCGAAACAAGGCTGCCGAGATCTGCGAAAAGTATCTGAAAAAAGGGGATAAGATTTATATAGAAGGCCGCCTGAAGACCCGTAAATGGCAGGACGACCAGGGGCGGGATCGTTACAGCACCGAAATACAATGTACAGAGTTTACGTTCTTAACCCCAAAAGGTGAAGGTGGGGCTATGCCACCGGATTCTTCTTCGGCACCGGCCAAAGAACAAGTCCATACATCTCAACCCCAGGTTGAAGAACCTATTGGAGAAGAGGATGATGATCTTCCTTTCTAATGTCGAACCAATAACCCTGTCTTGGATATAGAGCCTCCCAGTTTACTTTTTATAGCTTTAATAAACATCACCCACGTTGTTAGCATCATTTTATTACTAGTGTTGCTTTTGTGTTCGGCGTTGATCTCGGGTGCTGAGGTAGCGTTCTTTTCCCTGTCGCCAACAGATTTTGAAGTTAACGACGAGAAATCACCTTCGAAGAAACTGGCAATTGTTCAGCGATTGTTATTACGCCCCAAAAAATTACTGGCCACCATCCTTATTGCCAATAACACTATCAACATCGCCATTGTATTGTTGTTTGAATCGTTGAGCTCTGTATGGTTTGAAAATTGGGATTATTCGCTCAATCTGTATTTTTTCGAAATTAGTGCCGTTTTTCTTCTGAAGATCGGGCTTGCCACATTCCTTATTCTATTGTTTGGAGAGATACTTCCGAAGGTCTATGCCAGCCGCAACAAACTTTATTTTTCTGCGCTTATGGCGTATCCATTAAACGTGCTCGACAAATTGTTCTCGCCCTTAAGCCTCCCCATGCGATCGGCCACTATCTATATCGAGAATCGTTTTGGGAAACAGAAATCGGGTTTCAGCGTAGACCAACTGTCTCAGGCTCTCGAATTAACCGATGAACACGATACCACCCAGGAGGAACAAAAAATACTTCAGGGGATCGTCACTTTTGGGAACACAGACACAAAACAGGTGATGAAACCACGGATGGAGATATTTGCGCTTAATGAGGCAATGAGCTATGAGGAGATCATGCCGGAGATCATCGAGAATGGCTATTCGCGAATACCGGTATATAAGGACAGTATAGATACGATCACCGGGATCTTATACGTAAAAGACCTGATGCCTCATATAGAAAAGAAGAAGTTGCAATGGACCAAATTGAAACGGGAAGCCTACTTTGTGCCGGAGAATAAAAAACTGGATGATCTCCTTAACGAGTTTAAGGATATGAAAATGCACCTGGCCATTGTAGTTGATGAATACGGAGGTACCAGTGGGTTAATTTCGCTGGAAGACATTATTGAAGAGATCGTGGGGGAGATAAGTGATGAGTTTGATGATGAAGACCTGGTTTTCTCGAAACTGGACGATACCACCTTTGTGTTTGAGGGAAAGACGCCTCTTAAGGATTTTTATAAAGTGATCCAGCTGGAGGATACTACTGTATTTGATGATGCGAAAGGAGAGGCCGAGACACTTGCGGGGTTCTTGCTGGAGATATCTAAAGGTTTCCCGAAGAAAGATGAAGCACTAAAGTTTTACAATTATACGTTTATAATTGAAGCCTTCGATAACAGGCGAATCAAACAAATAAAACTGTCTATAAATCCTTAGTATGCGAACTGTTCTAATCTTAGTTGCCCTTATCTGTTTCGCATCCTGTAAAGATGAGGTGATCGTAAAGCCTTCAGCGATGATAAGATTAGAATATCCTGCTCCTGTTTATAAGGAGATCTCGACAGATTGTCCGTATGCTTTTGAGAAGAATTCGCAGGCGGTACTTCAGAAAAAGAAAAACTGCTGGATGAATTTAGAGTACCCCAACATGAAGGCTACTGTGTATTTAACATATCAGCAAATAAGGAATAATAACCTGGATTCGTTATTGCGGGATGCCCAGAAACTAACTTACGACCACACCATCAAGGCAGAGACCATCCTGGAACAACCACGGGTCGATTCGGTAAATCGGGTCTTTGGAATGTTCTATATGATAAACGGAGATGCTGCCACCCAGTCTCAATTTTACGTAACCGATAGTCTGGATCATTTTATCACAGGCTCGCTTTATTTTGAAAGCAAGCCAAATTTCGATTCGCTTTATCCGGCAGTGATCTATTTAAGGGAAGATATCAGGCACATCATGGAAACCATTCATTGGCGGGATTAAGCAATAATATTTACTAAATTATAGTATTTCAACAGCGAGTATTCGTGATATTTACCGACTTTTGTTACGGCCAAACTAGCAATGGGTAACAACAGTTTAAAATGGATATATCTGGTTATTCTATCCCTTATCTGGGGAAGTTCTTTTATACTTATAAAAAAGGGGCTTGTAGGACTTACAGATATACAGGTGGGTGCATTGCGGATCGTCCTTACGTCCATTATCCTGTTTAGCGTTGGCTTTAAAAGTATAAGAACCTTAAAGAAAACCGAATGGAAATGGGTGGCCATTACGGGCTTTATAGGATCATTTTTCCCTCCTTTCTTCTTTGCAATTGCCCAAAACCATATTGACAGTGCGGTGGCTTCTATCCTCAATTCCCTTACTCCATTGAGTACTGTGGTTGTAGGGATGTTGTTTTTACGTATGAAAAGCACCTGGTTGCAGATCCTGGGGGTTATTATTGGATTGCTGGGGACACTCATTCTACTCATGGCAGGTGCGGAGATCAATCCAAATCAGAACTACTGGTTTAGCATCCTCGTGATAATTGCTACCATTGGCTATGCTTTCAATGTGAATCTAATTAAGAAGTATCTAAGTCATGCCAACGCCTTGGCCATTACTACGGGTAATTTTATTTGGATATTTCTGCCGGCACTTATTTTGCTTATCTGGTCAGGTTTTTTTGAGACGATCTTTAATTCACCCGAAATGCAACTCGCTTCTATATATGTTGCTATTTTATCATTAGTAGGAACTGCGGTCGCAAAAGTTTTGTTCAACAGGATGATCCAGATCTCCAGTCCGGTTTTTTCTTCATCGGTAACTTATACCATGCCAATTGTAGCGGTGGGCTGGGGTGTTTTGGACGGAGAATCTTTTGAATTAACCCAGATTTTTGCAGCCGGGATTATTTTAGTAGGGGTGTACCTTTCCAATAAACGACGGGGCGCACGTTAATAAATCGAAAAATGTCTGGTATTTTCCCAATTTTTCCCGAAATTTAATTGCATCTAAATTAACGAGTTATGGGAAAAGTCTATACAACCTACGGAATTGGAACGGCCATTTTACTTATTGCTTATTTCCTGCTAACAAAGTTGATAGGCTTGCATCAATATCCCATCTTGAGTGCAGCGAATGGGGTTATCATTGGCGGCGGCATCTTTTTTGCCCTAAAGAAATTTAAAGCGGTCAATACAGATTTCCAGTATCAGGTTGGTTTTCAACTTGGCTTGTTCACGGGTGGGTTGGCTACCATAATCTTCTCGAGCTTCATGGCGATCTATATCTTTATGATAGATACACAATTCGCGAAAGCAGTGCTGGATTCGTGGAATCTCAATTTCAACAAAGGGTCTCTAATTCTCATTATTTCACTTGTAATAATGGGTTTCTCTACCACTTTTATCCTAACCCTTTCCTTTATGCAATTACTGAAAGAATCGTGGAACCAGAAAAGGCAGTAAATACGCAGGTTTATTTTCGGTAAACAATTTGTAGATTAATTATTTAGAATTATATTTGCACCCCTCTTAGACGATGTATTCGCTAATGGGACAAGCCTCCTTAATAGTAGGGAGGGAATTAAAAACAAATTAATTTAATCGATTCGCTATGTATGCAATTGTAGAGATAGCAGGGCAGCAATTTAAAGTTGCGAAAGACCAAAAGGTCTTTGTAAATCGTTTATCCACTGAAGAAGGTGATAAAGTGTCTTTCGACAATGTCCTTCTTATTGGTGACGGTGACAAAGTAACCGTTGGCGCCCCGGCTATAAACGGCGCTCAAGTAGGAGCAAAAGTCGTTAAGCACCTTAAAGGTGATAAAGTAATCGTTTTCAAGAAGAAGCGTAGAAAAGGTTACAGGGTAAAAAATGGTCACAGACAATCTCTTTCTGAGATAGTTATCGAAAGCATTGTGGCTTCCGGAGCCAAGAAAGCGGCGCCGGCTAAGAAAGCAGCTCCTAAAGCTGAAACTAAAAAAGCCGAGCCTAAAAAACCTGCTGCAAAAGCTGCAGCACCAAAAGCAGAGCCAAAAGCAAAAGCTCCAGCTCCCAAAGCTGCACCAAAGAAAGCTGCTGCCAAAAAAGATGACCTGAAGAAGATCGAAGGAATTGGTCCTAAGATCGCTTCTACATTGGCTGAAGCTGGTATAGCGACATATGCGGATCTTGCAAAGACAAAACCCGCTAAGATTTCCGAGATCATCGCTGATGTACGTGGAAATCACGTCCCTGACACATGGCCGGAGCAAGCTAAACTCGCTGCCGACGGTAAGTGGGATGAGCTAAAAGCATTACAAGATAAATTAGACGGAGGAAAAAAATAATCCTTCAGGTATAACAAGATAAACCCTTTCAATTATGGCACATAAAAAAGGAGTAGGTAGTTCGAAGAACGGACGCGAATCAGAATCGAAACGATTAGGCGTAAAGATCTTTGGTGGTCAGGCAGCAATTGCCGGTAACATCATCGTACGCCAACGAGGTATGGAACACCACCCGGCCGAAAACGTATATGCAGGTAAGGACTTCACTTTACACGCTAAGGTAGACGGTACCGTGAAATTTACTAAGAAGAAGAACAATAAGTCTTACGTTAGTATTGTTCCTAACGCAGAGGCATAAATCTTCCTTAGATAGAAATTAAAAACCCCAACCGAATCGGTTGGGGTTTTTTTATGTCCGTTAATTTTCTGGGACTTAATATGTGCCCGACAGGATCTGTATTCCGTCGACCAACCACCAGATGCCAAGTCCTCCTGCAGTGACTATAAACAAAATGTTCCAGCCAACAGGGCTGCCAAGATACCAACGGTGTCCAGCTGCCCAACCCAGGAAAAACCATAATAGTATAGAAACGAGCATGTCGTCTCCTACTGCTGCAGAGGCTGCCGGAGATTCCAGGACTACTTCATCTGCATTAGTGTTGGTTATTTCTGTATCGGCCGACGCGGTTCGCGGTACCGGAAAAGACGCATAAGACAATTGAACTGTCATGAGCACAAAAAGCAAAGAAAAAATAATTTTTAACTTCATAAACGATTGGATTATAGTTATACTTGTGTCTTCATAAATATACCTTTTATAATGCGTTTTTCCTTGTGTTTTTCCCTTATCTTTTTTCTTAGCCTCGTAAATATCTGGAGCCAAGAAGATTACGAGTATCTGGGAGTTATACAATTAAACGATTCCTCCTTTATTTCGTACAAGATCGCTTTTAATGAAGAAAACGGTTTGCTAAGGGGATATTCTGTTACCGATATGGGAGGGTCTCATGAAACCAAATCTTTTATCAGTGGATATTATGAGGCTGAAAATGACAAGATCGATTTTTACGAAAGCGGGATCCTTTATACTAAGTCGCCTTACACTCGTGATGATTTTTGCTATGTGCATTTTGAAGGGCAGCTAAAAAAACTGGATGATCGTCAAGGGATAGAAGGTGATTTTAAAGGCCTTTACAACAATGGAGAGACCTGTATAGACGGCAGTATCAATTTACTGAACTTCAGAAAAGTACTAAAAAAGGCCAAAAAACTGGATCGCAAGATAGATCGTACTGTGTTGGTAAGTAAGGAAAAAAGGGATAAGATCAACCTGGTGCGAGATCTGGACAGTCTCAATATGAATATAGTAAGGAAGAATGAAACCTTAAATATCTTTACTTCAAACGATACGGTAGAACTGGTTCTATTCGATGCCGGAAAGGAAGATAATGACCGTATCTCACTTTATGTAAATGATGAGGTGCTTTGGGAGGACTATGCGGCTATGCGTTCCGAACGGAGTGAGCGTATTCCCCTGGAAAGCGAAGCCACTGCCATTAAGATCGTTGCTTTGAACAACGGAACCATTGGTGAAAACACTATAAAATTCCACATCATTCTGGAGGAAACCGTTGTGGAAAGCCTTACCAACCTGAAGGCCGGGGAAGAAGCGACCTTCATAATCAGGAAAAAATAAACCCTCATCTTTCAATGAGGGTTTTTATGATATATGCTGAATAGGTATTTACAGAATCAGCTATAGTATAACACAGAGTTACAACTAGTATCTGTAGTATTCTGGCTTATAAGGTCCTTCTACTTTAACACCTATGTATTTTGCCTGTTCTTCACGAAGTTCGGTTAATTCTACTCCGATCTTCTCAAGGTGTAATTTCGCAACTTTTTCGTCCAGGTGCTTCGGAAGCATATAAACCTTATTCTCGTATTTATCGCTATTCTTCCAAAGTTCGATCTGAGCCAGGGTCTGGTTTGTAAACGAATTACTCATCACAAAACTAGGGTGCCCCGTAGCACAGCCCAGGTTCACCAATCGGCCCTCGGCCAATAGGATGATGTCTTTACCATTTACATTATACTTATCTACCTGAGGCTTGATCTCCACTTTTTCGTGATTGTTGTTTAACCAGGCTACATCGATCTCATTATCGAAATGCCCAATGTTACACACGATAGCCTTGTCTTTCATAGCTTCAAAATGTCTGCCCTGGATAATATCTTTATTTCCTGTGGTAGTGATAAAGATATCGGCTTTTTCAACTACTGTTTCCAGACGTTTTACTTCAAAACCGTCCATCGCAGCCTGTAACGCACAAATAGGATCGATCTCGGTTACGGTAACTATAGATCCGGCGCCACGGAAAGAAGCAGCTGTTCCTTTACCTACATCTCCATAACCACAAACCACTACGCGCTTACCAGCCAGCATCACATCGGTAGCACGACGGATCGCATCTACGGCACTCTCTTTACATCCGTATTTATTATCGAATTTAGATTTGGTAACACTATCGTTCACATTGATCGCCGGCATAACCAAAGTGCCATTTTTCATACGGTCGTATAATCTGTGAACACCTGTGGTTGTTTCTTCGGAAAGACCTTTGATCCCCGGAGCGAGTTCCGGATATTTATCGAATACCATGTTGGTAAGATCTCCACCGTCGTCAAGGATCATATTAAGTGGCTTGCGCTCCTCGCCAAAGAACAAGGTTTGTTCTATACACCAGTTGAATTCCTCTTCGGTCATTCCCTTCCAGGCATAAACCGGGATACCTGCGGCAGCAATTGCAGCGGCAGCCTGATCCTGTGTAGAGAAAATATTACAGGAGCTCCAGGTAACTTCGGCACCTAATTCTATTAGCGTTTCAATAAGAACGGCAGTTTGTATGGTCATGTGTAAACAACCTGCAATACGAGCTCCTTTAAGAGGTTGCTCATCTCTATACTCTTCACGCAGAGACATAAGACCCGGCATTTCTGCTTCGGCCAATTCGATTTCTTTGCGTCCCCATTCGGCCAGGGAAATATCTTTTACTTTGTAGGCTACGTACGGCATTGTTTTCGTTGACATATTAGTATCTTTGATTTAATCAATTTTTCTTCCGAAGTATTTCGGTTTGCAAAAATACGTAATATCCGTTACATATTTATGCCACTTTACAAAACAATAACAGTTAATGAGCAGACTAAAGTTCTCATTTGGAAGATTGAAGAAACCTTCGAACAGCTTTCCAATGGGATCGATCTTACCCAAAATTGCCGCGAAAGGGTAGATGGCATGAAAAGTGACCTTCACCGTCGCGGATTTATGAGTATACGGCACTTACTGGCCGAAGAAGGCTATACAGATCATGATCTGTATTACGATGATAACGGTAAGCCGCATCTTTCGGATGATAAGCATATTTCCATTACCCATTCGTTTATTTTCTCGGGTATAATTATAAGTACTTCGGAAGTGGGCATCGATATAGAAAAACAACGCCATAAGATCCTGAAGATCGCTCACAAATTCACTCCTATTGAAGAATACCGTACGTTGGCTAACGAGGATGCGATCATGCGAAAACTAACCATGGTGTGGGGTGCGAAGGAAAGTCTTTATAAGAGCTTTGCAATGCCCGGGCTTAGTTTTTTGCAACATATATATGTAGAGGATTTCAGTTTTGACGAAATGGCGACTACAGCAAGTGTTTGTTTTAATGGTAAGCAAGAGATATATAATGTGTGGATGGATGAATTTGAAGGTTTCACCTGCGCTTATGCTTTAATTTCGGAGGCCGACGAATGAAATATCAAAATGTTTACTCCGCGATTTTGGACGCAGTGTCCTTACGGAAAAAGCTGCTGGCAATTTTGGTCGACCCCGATAAGTTCGATCTGGATCGAGTTCCTGAATTCCTTCGGAACCTACCATCCAGGACCACCCATATATTTGTGGGGGGTAGTTCTGTTCCTTTTGGTCTAACCGAAAAGGTAGTTGAGGCTATGAAGCTGTATACAGCCAAACCCATCATTTTGTTCCCCGGAGATGTGAGTCAGATCACCGCCGCGGCCGATGCTCTATTATTTCTTACGTTGTTTTCGGGGGATAATCCCGAATACCTGGTAGGACAACAGGTAAAGGCCGTAAAAATACTACGCCCTATAGATCTGGAGGTAATACCCACTGGTTATTTACTTATTGATGGGGGCATCCATTCGGCTGTTGCTGCGGTTACCAAAACTCGACCTATTCCACAGGAAGAAGTTCGTCGAATTGTTGATACTTCGGTGGCAGCTCGACTTTCAGGCAAAAAGTTAATATATCTCGAAGCGGGAAGTGGAGCACGCAATATGGTAAAACCTGAAATTATTTCCGAAGTAAAAAAAGAAATTAACCTGCCGCTCATCGTGGGCGGAGGTATCCGAACCGAAGGACAACTGGAGGCAGCCTATAATGCAGGCGCAGATATGGTTGTTATGGGTACGGCTTTCGAGAAAACCCAGGAATAAAAAAAGTAATGGAGAAAATAATTGATTTCTTTCTGGAACCATATTATTCCCGGGCAACCTATCTTATCATTCTGGAAGCGATCGCTTTTGTTTTCGGGATCGCCAGTGTGATCTACGCCAAAAACCGAAACATCCTTGTCTACCCAACCGGGCTTATTGCCACCACGATCACTGTGTATCTGTTCCTGTACGACGAACTCATGGGCGATATGATGATGAATTTCTATTATTCTGTGATGAGTATCTATGGCTGGTGGAACTGGGCAAGAAAAAAGAATGGCAGTCCCGTAGTACCGGTTTCGCGTACCAATAAAAA includes the following:
- a CDS encoding TM2 domain-containing protein → MKLKIIFSLLFVLMTVQLSYASFPVPRTASADTEITNTNADEVVLESPAASAAVGDDMLVSILLWFFLGWAAGHRWYLGSPVGWNILFIVTAGGLGIWWLVDGIQILSGTY
- the gldD gene encoding gliding motility lipoprotein GldD; translated protein: MRTVLILVALICFASCKDEVIVKPSAMIRLEYPAPVYKEISTDCPYAFEKNSQAVLQKKKNCWMNLEYPNMKATVYLTYQQIRNNNLDSLLRDAQKLTYDHTIKAETILEQPRVDSVNRVFGMFYMINGDAATQSQFYVTDSLDHFITGSLYFESKPNFDSLYPAVIYLREDIRHIMETIHWRD
- a CDS encoding geranylgeranylglyceryl/heptaprenylglyceryl phosphate synthase; translation: MKYQNVYSAILDAVSLRKKLLAILVDPDKFDLDRVPEFLRNLPSRTTHIFVGGSSVPFGLTEKVVEAMKLYTAKPIILFPGDVSQITAAADALLFLTLFSGDNPEYLVGQQVKAVKILRPIDLEVIPTGYLLIDGGIHSAVAAVTKTRPIPQEEVRRIVDTSVAARLSGKKLIYLEAGSGARNMVKPEIISEVKKEINLPLIVGGGIRTEGQLEAAYNAGADMVVMGTAFEKTQE
- a CDS encoding DUF4199 domain-containing protein, which gives rise to MGKVYTTYGIGTAILLIAYFLLTKLIGLHQYPILSAANGVIIGGGIFFALKKFKAVNTDFQYQVGFQLGLFTGGLATIIFSSFMAIYIFMIDTQFAKAVLDSWNLNFNKGSLILIISLVIMGFSTTFILTLSFMQLLKESWNQKRQ
- a CDS encoding single-stranded DNA-binding protein codes for the protein MSGTLNKVMLIGHTGDEIKMHYFEGGGSIGRFPLATNETYTNRTTGERVSNTEWHNIVMRNKAAEICEKYLKKGDKIYIEGRLKTRKWQDDQGRDRYSTEIQCTEFTFLTPKGEGGAMPPDSSSAPAKEQVHTSQPQVEEPIGEEDDDLPF
- the rpmA gene encoding 50S ribosomal protein L27: MAHKKGVGSSKNGRESESKRLGVKIFGGQAAIAGNIIVRQRGMEHHPAENVYAGKDFTLHAKVDGTVKFTKKKNNKSYVSIVPNAEA
- a CDS encoding DMT family transporter; the protein is MGNNSLKWIYLVILSLIWGSSFILIKKGLVGLTDIQVGALRIVLTSIILFSVGFKSIRTLKKTEWKWVAITGFIGSFFPPFFFAIAQNHIDSAVASILNSLTPLSTVVVGMLFLRMKSTWLQILGVIIGLLGTLILLMAGAEINPNQNYWFSILVIIATIGYAFNVNLIKKYLSHANALAITTGNFIWIFLPALILLIWSGFFETIFNSPEMQLASIYVAILSLVGTAVAKVLFNRMIQISSPVFSSSVTYTMPIVAVGWGVLDGESFELTQIFAAGIILVGVYLSNKRRGAR
- the ahcY gene encoding adenosylhomocysteinase — protein: MSTKTMPYVAYKVKDISLAEWGRKEIELAEAEMPGLMSLREEYRDEQPLKGARIAGCLHMTIQTAVLIETLIELGAEVTWSSCNIFSTQDQAAAAIAAAGIPVYAWKGMTEEEFNWCIEQTLFFGEERKPLNMILDDGGDLTNMVFDKYPELAPGIKGLSEETTTGVHRLYDRMKNGTLVMPAINVNDSVTKSKFDNKYGCKESAVDAIRRATDVMLAGKRVVVCGYGDVGKGTAASFRGAGSIVTVTEIDPICALQAAMDGFEVKRLETVVEKADIFITTTGNKDIIQGRHFEAMKDKAIVCNIGHFDNEIDVAWLNNNHEKVEIKPQVDKYNVNGKDIILLAEGRLVNLGCATGHPSFVMSNSFTNQTLAQIELWKNSDKYENKVYMLPKHLDEKVAKLHLEKIGVELTELREEQAKYIGVKVEGPYKPEYYRY
- the rplU gene encoding 50S ribosomal protein L21, coding for MYAIVEIAGQQFKVAKDQKVFVNRLSTEEGDKVSFDNVLLIGDGDKVTVGAPAINGAQVGAKVVKHLKGDKVIVFKKKRRKGYRVKNGHRQSLSEIVIESIVASGAKKAAPAKKAAPKAETKKAEPKKPAAKAAAPKAEPKAKAPAPKAAPKKAAAKKDDLKKIEGIGPKIASTLAEAGIATYADLAKTKPAKISEIIADVRGNHVPDTWPEQAKLAADGKWDELKALQDKLDGGKK
- a CDS encoding 4'-phosphopantetheinyl transferase family protein; translated protein: MPLYKTITVNEQTKVLIWKIEETFEQLSNGIDLTQNCRERVDGMKSDLHRRGFMSIRHLLAEEGYTDHDLYYDDNGKPHLSDDKHISITHSFIFSGIIISTSEVGIDIEKQRHKILKIAHKFTPIEEYRTLANEDAIMRKLTMVWGAKESLYKSFAMPGLSFLQHIYVEDFSFDEMATTASVCFNGKQEIYNVWMDEFEGFTCAYALISEADE
- a CDS encoding gliding motility-associated protein GldE produces the protein MDIEPPSLLFIALINITHVVSIILLLVLLLCSALISGAEVAFFSLSPTDFEVNDEKSPSKKLAIVQRLLLRPKKLLATILIANNTINIAIVLLFESLSSVWFENWDYSLNLYFFEISAVFLLKIGLATFLILLFGEILPKVYASRNKLYFSALMAYPLNVLDKLFSPLSLPMRSATIYIENRFGKQKSGFSVDQLSQALELTDEHDTTQEEQKILQGIVTFGNTDTKQVMKPRMEIFALNEAMSYEEIMPEIIENGYSRIPVYKDSIDTITGILYVKDLMPHIEKKKLQWTKLKREAYFVPENKKLDDLLNEFKDMKMHLAIVVDEYGGTSGLISLEDIIEEIVGEISDEFDDEDLVFSKLDDTTFVFEGKTPLKDFYKVIQLEDTTVFDDAKGEAETLAGFLLEISKGFPKKDEALKFYNYTFIIEAFDNRRIKQIKLSINP